Proteins from a genomic interval of Triplophysa dalaica isolate WHDGS20190420 chromosome 21, ASM1584641v1, whole genome shotgun sequence:
- the LOC130410588 gene encoding band 4.1-like protein 1 isoform X3 has translation MRTETGPEAGATVNMQQSASDGKMAKQENKAHDDHKDTEDTSERTTPGKSPRSPQKGSKRSKTFPFKVTLMDSSDYEDSIEKLCKGQHLLDVMCEHLNLLEKDYFGLTFSDSDSQKNWLDPSKEIKKQMRTCPWHFTFAVKFYPPDPSQLMEDITRYYLCLQLRNDILSGRLPCSFVTHALLGSYTVQAELGDYDQEDHGSDYISDLHFAPNQTRELEERVMELHRTYRGMTPAEAEMNFLENAKKLSMYGVDLHHAKDSEGIDIMLGVCANGLLIYRDRLRINRFAWPKILKISYKRSNFYIKIRPGEYEQFESTIGFKLPNHRAAKRLWKVCIEHHTFFRLVSPEPPPKGFMVMGSKFRYSGRTQAQTRQASALIDRPAPQVERSTSKRYLLSRSLDGEFSRPVSTLGEIHDVLSQKSESEQPQFLSADEAEHDLSLDQDQDQDQDLDQSKSEDMTPTRKKDIKFLDKSDDVLLKHQASINELKRALREPSSKLVNREKRLSATSPGETPEKKAAEAVVAGGREPVNSLTVEGFIQKSVVTSPEGSEEWVLIEKRDAYQTDFDIEEKELNKASTSPPQLVVDLLPRKKKEKQREITKMKHIELMGEDGEETQLQMETFTSTKVTQKEKPTESNGKGEYDMFSSTIEVKSDLYTVDKSDKMPCSPDESSSETMKTLNPDATSESAPRKVRREKRPESLNLGMSRDFVYETEAKSSNITEDSVESDEDNNTESIEETAVCHPTTDAWSPSMMKKLNQPSDARSPLEEKQREFDKVMEKDLHIPNQGVTRSDEAEGQEKPSTEIKIMNTEDKQENQDSVDDPGRDEPEKVKTDIRFEVTKVIMIDNNGNKEEPEIVDEQRMEEFDLERKISNIQLDKTEMFQTAKESSKTNLRVTGHSRTDITRIVPLKPDRAKSQGYKDDIDIEQDSELMKRSFKRYSMNESFERQFDPSKFECRDSNASSSNASFTTSPVEAKMSPKESSLAMTDHYILGSSEQKTSHVGGSPHEGRVVHGDLLQPDEGLSDVQTHLPRTPVHQKNAPPTPPIKTKKARESVLILRNSRNFSTDPTMEDKKSLPESLSSASYEDPRDYDKQRPPSVLEDDSNREPAWLKDTHLAIERKCSSMTVSSTSSLEAEVDFTVVMDLHSGVEEFTRGMAELGEKDQWVEMGGEGFEDIPKSLSTRRMNLRDVSPGRERFLEGRAHQDLEPPPVAKKDASAVSTAQMLRKGEIKGTADSNDSEVEHSSDHPSEENKTVVNCKPTKVSSNDVTQPQKVETKKEEIGVKELKELKENGSPVRTNSLGREFVASPLTITTENVTSATTTQVTKTVKGGYAETRIEKRIIITGDDDVDQHQALAMAIQEAKQQHPDMLVTKAVVVRETDSTFEEKQRRSES, from the exons AACTGGCTGGACCCATCCAAGGAAATCAAGAAacagatgagaa CTTGTCCTTGGCATTTTACCTTTGCTGTCAAGTTCTATCCGCCGGACCCCTCTCAGCTCATGGAAGACATTACCAG GTACTATCTGTGTCTGCAGCTGCGCAACGACATTCTCTCCGGCCGCTTGCCCTGTTCTTTCGTCACACATGCTTTGCTGGGATCCTACACCGTCCAGGCGGAGCTGGGAGATTACGATCAGGAAGACCATGGCTCAGACTACATCAGTGATTTACATTTCGCTCCAAATCAAACCCGTGAGCTGGAGGAGAGGGTGATGGAGCTACACAGAACTTACAG GGGAATGACGCCGGCAGAGGCAGAAATGAACTTTCTGGAGAATGCAAAGAAACTCTCCATGTATGGGGTTGACCTGCATCATGCTAAG GATTCCGAAGGGATTGATATCATGCTGGGAGTGTGCGCCAACGGTCTATTGATTTACCGTGACAGGCTGAGGATCAACCGCTTTGCCTGGCCGAAGATCCTCAAGATCTCCTACAAAAGGAGCAATTTCTACATCAAGATCCGCCCTGGAGAG TATGAGCAGTTCGAGAGCACCATAGGCTTCAAGCTTCCCAACCACAGAGCTGCCAAGAGACTATGGAAGGTCTGCATCGAACACCACACCTTTTTCAG GCTAGTATCTCCAGAGCCGCCACCAAAGGGATTCATGGTGATGGGTTCAAAGTTCAGGTACAGTGGGAGGACTCAGGCCCAGACACGGCAGGCTAGTGCTCTGATCGACCGACCCGCTCCACAAGTTGAACGTTCCACTAGCAAGAGATATCTTCTCTCTCGCAGTCTAGATGGAG AGTTTTCCAGACCGGTGTCCACATTGGGTGAGATCCATGATGTTCTGTCCCAGAAGAGTGAGAGCGAGCAGCCACAGTTTCTGTCTGCAGATGAAGCTGAACATGATCTCAGTCTGGACCAAGACCAGGACCAAGACCAAGATCTTGACCAGAGCAAGAGTGAGGACATGACCCCTACCAGGAAAAAAGACATTAAG TTTCTAGACAAGTCAGATGATGTTCTCCTGAAGCACCAGGCCAGCATCAATGAGCTGAAGAGAGCCCTGAGGGAGCCCAGCAGTAAGCTGGTGAACCGAGAAAAGCGCCTGTCAGCGACGTCCCCCGGTGAAACTCCAGAGAAGAAGGCAGCA GAGGCTGTTGTTGCAGGCGGAAGAGAACCTGTCAACAGCCTCACTGTGGAGGGCTTCATACAGAAGAGTGTAGTGACTTCACCTGAG GGCTCTGAGGAATGGGTGTTGATCGAAAAACGAGACGCGTATCAAACGGACTTTGACATAGAGGAGAAAGAATTGAACAAAGCTAGCACGTCTCCCCCACAACTAGTCGTTGATCTGCTTCCaagaaaaaagaaggaaaaacaaCGCGAAATTACCAAGATGAAACACATTGAGCTAATGGGAGAGGATGGTGAAGAAACTCAATTGCAAATGGAGACTTTTACATCCACAAAAGTAACACAGAAGGAAAAGCCAACAGAATCAAATGGAAAGGGGGAATATGATATGTTTTCCTCCACAATCGAAGTGAAATCAGATTTATATACGGTCGATAAATCAGACAAAATGCCATGTTCACCTGATGAATCAAGTTCTGAGACTATGAAGACCTTAAATCCAGATGCTACAAGTGAAAGTGCTCCACGTAAAGTCAGAAGAGAGAAAAGACCTGAAAGCTTAAACCTGGGTATGTCTAGGGACTTTGTGTATGAAACAGAAGCCAAAAGTTCAAACATCACAGAAGACAGTGTGGAGTCGGATGAGGACAATAATACTGAATCTATTGAAGAGACTGCTGTTTGTCATCCAACAACAGACGCATGGTCACCATCCATGATGAAAAAGCTAAATCAGCCTTCAGATGCCAGGTCACCTCTCGAAGAGAAGCAAAGGGAGTTTGATAAAGTCATGGAAAAAGACTTGCACATTCCCAATCAAGGAGTGACGAGATCTGATGAAGCAGAAGGTCAAGAGAAGCCATCCACCGAAATAAAGATCATGAACACTGAAGACAAACAAGAAAACCAAGATTCGGTCGACGATCCTGGTAGAGATGAGCCAGAAAAAGTCAAGACTGATATCAGATTTGAGGTTACGAAAGTCATCATGATTGACAACAACGGGAACAAAGAGGAGCCAGAGATTGTAGACGAGCAAAGAATGGAAGAGTTCGATCTTGAGAGGAAGATAAGCAATATTCAACTAGATAAAACTGAGATGTTTCAAACAGCCAAGGAATCGAGTAAGACCAACCTGAGAGTAACAGGACACTCAAGAACTGATATAACAAGAATCGTTCCATTGAAACCTGATAGAGCGAAGAGCCAGGGTTACAAAGATGACATAGATATAGAGCAAGACTCAGAACTGATGAAAAGAAGCTTCAAAAGATACAGCATGAATGAATCTTTCGAAAGACAGTTTGATCCCAGCAAGTTTGAGTGCAGGGATTCCAATGCAAGCTCTTCCAACGCAAGTTTCACCACGAGTCCTGTGGAAGCTAAAATGAGTCCGAAGGAATCATCGTTGGCCATGACAGATCACTATATTTTAGGAAGCTCAGAGCAAAAAACAAGCCATGTTGGCGGTTCACCACACGAAGGCCGAGTGGTCCATGGAGATCTTCTGCAGCCCGATGAAGGACTTTCTGATGTCCAAACTCATCTCCCCAGGACACCAGTCCACCAAAAAAATGCCCCTCCGACTCCTccaattaaaacaaagaaagccAGAGAATCTGTTCTTATTCTGCGCAATAGTCGCAACTTCAGCACAGACCCAACTATGGAAGACAAGAAGAGCCTTCCG GAGTCTCTGTCCTCTGCTTCTTATGAAGACCCACGGGATTATGATAAG CAGCGACCGCCCTCCGTCCTGGAGGACGACAGTAATCGCGAGCCGGCGTGGCTGAAGGACACCCACCTGGCCATCGAGAGAAAATGTTCAAGCATGACAGTCAGTTCCACCTCAAGCCTGGAAGCTGAGGTGGACTTCACTGTAGTCATGGACTTACACAGCGGAGTGGAGGAGTTCACAAGAGGCATGGCTGAGCTGGGCGAGAAGGACCAGTGGGTGGAGATGGGCGGGGAAGGGTTTGAGGACATACCCAAGTCTCTCTCCACCCGCCGCATGAATTTGCGAGATGTGTCGCCCGGAAGGGAGCGTTTTCTTGAAGGTCGCGCTCATCAAGATCTAGAGCCT CCCCCTGTTGCCAAGAAAGACGCCAGTGCTGTGAGCACTGCTCAGATGTTGAGAAAAGGAgaaattaaagggacagcagATTCCAATGACTCTGAGGTTGAACACAGCTCTGATCAT cCTTCAGAGGAAAATAAGACTGTTGTCAATTGCAAGCCAACCAAAGTCTCCAGTAATGACGTCACACAACCACAGAAGGTGGAGACG AAAAAGGAAGAGATCGGAGTTAAAGAGCTGAAAGAACTGAAAGAGAACGGTTCCCCT GTGAGGACAAACAGTCTTGGAAGAGAATTTGTGGCGTCTCCTCTCACCATAACCACAGAAAATGTTACATCAGCCACCACTACTCAAGTGACCAAG ACGGTGAAGGGAGGGTATGCAGAGACCAGGATTGAGAAAAGAATAATCATAACAGGCGATGACGATGTTGACCAACATCAG GCTCTTGCCATGGCAATACAGGAAGCCAAACAACAGCATCCTGACATGCTGGTGACTAAAGCAGTGGTGGTCAGGGAAACAGACTCGACATTTGAAGAGAAACAGCGGCGATCCGAG TCTTGA
- the LOC130410588 gene encoding band 4.1-like protein 1 isoform X2: MRTETGPEAGATVNMQQSASDGKMAKQENKAHDDHKDTEDTSERTTPGKSPRSPQKGSKRSKTFPFKVTLMDSSDYEDSIEKLCKGQHLLDVMCEHLNLLEKDYFGLTFSDSDSQKNWLDPSKEIKKQMRTCPWHFTFAVKFYPPDPSQLMEDITRYYLCLQLRNDILSGRLPCSFVTHALLGSYTVQAELGDYDQEDHGSDYISDLHFAPNQTRELEERVMELHRTYRGMTPAEAEMNFLENAKKLSMYGVDLHHAKDSEGIDIMLGVCANGLLIYRDRLRINRFAWPKILKISYKRSNFYIKIRPGEYEQFESTIGFKLPNHRAAKRLWKVCIEHHTFFRLVSPEPPPKGFMVMGSKFRYSGRTQAQTRQASALIDRPAPQVERSTSKRYLLSRSLDGEFSRPVSTLGEIHDVLSQKSESEQPQFLSADEAEHDLSLDQDQDQDQDLDQSKSEDMTPTRKKDIKEDGSLALDKEEELTPLHKQEFLDKSDDVLLKHQASINELKRALREPSSKLVNREKRLSATSPGETPEKKAAEAVVAGGREPVNSLTVEGFIQKSVVTSPEGSEEWVLIEKRDAYQTDFDIEEKELNKASTSPPQLVVDLLPRKKKEKQREITKMKHIELMGEDGEETQLQMETFTSTKVTQKEKPTESNGKGEYDMFSSTIEVKSDLYTVDKSDKMPCSPDESSSETMKTLNPDATSESAPRKVRREKRPESLNLGMSRDFVYETEAKSSNITEDSVESDEDNNTESIEETAVCHPTTDAWSPSMMKKLNQPSDARSPLEEKQREFDKVMEKDLHIPNQGVTRSDEAEGQEKPSTEIKIMNTEDKQENQDSVDDPGRDEPEKVKTDIRFEVTKVIMIDNNGNKEEPEIVDEQRMEEFDLERKISNIQLDKTEMFQTAKESSKTNLRVTGHSRTDITRIVPLKPDRAKSQGYKDDIDIEQDSELMKRSFKRYSMNESFERQFDPSKFECRDSNASSSNASFTTSPVEAKMSPKESSLAMTDHYILGSSEQKTSHVGGSPHEGRVVHGDLLQPDEGLSDVQTHLPRTPVHQKNAPPTPPIKTKKARESVLILRNSRNFSTDPTMEDKKSLPESLSSASYEDPRDYDKRPPSVLEDDSNREPAWLKDTHLAIERKCSSMTVSSTSSLEAEVDFTVVMDLHSGVEEFTRGMAELGEKDQWVEMGGEGFEDIPKSLSTRRMNLRDVSPGRERFLEGRAHQDLEPPPVAKKDASAVSTAQMLRKGEIKGTADSNDSEVEHSSDHPSEENKTVVNCKPTKVSSNDVTQPQKVETKKEEIGVKELKELKENGSPVRTNSLGREFVASPLTITTENVTSATTTQVTKTVKGGYAETRIEKRIIITGDDDVDQHQALAMAIQEAKQQHPDMLVTKAVVVRETDSTFEEKQRRSES; the protein is encoded by the exons AACTGGCTGGACCCATCCAAGGAAATCAAGAAacagatgagaa CTTGTCCTTGGCATTTTACCTTTGCTGTCAAGTTCTATCCGCCGGACCCCTCTCAGCTCATGGAAGACATTACCAG GTACTATCTGTGTCTGCAGCTGCGCAACGACATTCTCTCCGGCCGCTTGCCCTGTTCTTTCGTCACACATGCTTTGCTGGGATCCTACACCGTCCAGGCGGAGCTGGGAGATTACGATCAGGAAGACCATGGCTCAGACTACATCAGTGATTTACATTTCGCTCCAAATCAAACCCGTGAGCTGGAGGAGAGGGTGATGGAGCTACACAGAACTTACAG GGGAATGACGCCGGCAGAGGCAGAAATGAACTTTCTGGAGAATGCAAAGAAACTCTCCATGTATGGGGTTGACCTGCATCATGCTAAG GATTCCGAAGGGATTGATATCATGCTGGGAGTGTGCGCCAACGGTCTATTGATTTACCGTGACAGGCTGAGGATCAACCGCTTTGCCTGGCCGAAGATCCTCAAGATCTCCTACAAAAGGAGCAATTTCTACATCAAGATCCGCCCTGGAGAG TATGAGCAGTTCGAGAGCACCATAGGCTTCAAGCTTCCCAACCACAGAGCTGCCAAGAGACTATGGAAGGTCTGCATCGAACACCACACCTTTTTCAG GCTAGTATCTCCAGAGCCGCCACCAAAGGGATTCATGGTGATGGGTTCAAAGTTCAGGTACAGTGGGAGGACTCAGGCCCAGACACGGCAGGCTAGTGCTCTGATCGACCGACCCGCTCCACAAGTTGAACGTTCCACTAGCAAGAGATATCTTCTCTCTCGCAGTCTAGATGGAG AGTTTTCCAGACCGGTGTCCACATTGGGTGAGATCCATGATGTTCTGTCCCAGAAGAGTGAGAGCGAGCAGCCACAGTTTCTGTCTGCAGATGAAGCTGAACATGATCTCAGTCTGGACCAAGACCAGGACCAAGACCAAGATCTTGACCAGAGCAAGAGTGAGGACATGACCCCTACCAGGAAAAAAGACATTAAG GAGGATGGAAGTCTGGCTCTTGATAAAGAGGAG GAGTTAACCCCTCTACACAAGCAGGAG TTTCTAGACAAGTCAGATGATGTTCTCCTGAAGCACCAGGCCAGCATCAATGAGCTGAAGAGAGCCCTGAGGGAGCCCAGCAGTAAGCTGGTGAACCGAGAAAAGCGCCTGTCAGCGACGTCCCCCGGTGAAACTCCAGAGAAGAAGGCAGCA GAGGCTGTTGTTGCAGGCGGAAGAGAACCTGTCAACAGCCTCACTGTGGAGGGCTTCATACAGAAGAGTGTAGTGACTTCACCTGAG GGCTCTGAGGAATGGGTGTTGATCGAAAAACGAGACGCGTATCAAACGGACTTTGACATAGAGGAGAAAGAATTGAACAAAGCTAGCACGTCTCCCCCACAACTAGTCGTTGATCTGCTTCCaagaaaaaagaaggaaaaacaaCGCGAAATTACCAAGATGAAACACATTGAGCTAATGGGAGAGGATGGTGAAGAAACTCAATTGCAAATGGAGACTTTTACATCCACAAAAGTAACACAGAAGGAAAAGCCAACAGAATCAAATGGAAAGGGGGAATATGATATGTTTTCCTCCACAATCGAAGTGAAATCAGATTTATATACGGTCGATAAATCAGACAAAATGCCATGTTCACCTGATGAATCAAGTTCTGAGACTATGAAGACCTTAAATCCAGATGCTACAAGTGAAAGTGCTCCACGTAAAGTCAGAAGAGAGAAAAGACCTGAAAGCTTAAACCTGGGTATGTCTAGGGACTTTGTGTATGAAACAGAAGCCAAAAGTTCAAACATCACAGAAGACAGTGTGGAGTCGGATGAGGACAATAATACTGAATCTATTGAAGAGACTGCTGTTTGTCATCCAACAACAGACGCATGGTCACCATCCATGATGAAAAAGCTAAATCAGCCTTCAGATGCCAGGTCACCTCTCGAAGAGAAGCAAAGGGAGTTTGATAAAGTCATGGAAAAAGACTTGCACATTCCCAATCAAGGAGTGACGAGATCTGATGAAGCAGAAGGTCAAGAGAAGCCATCCACCGAAATAAAGATCATGAACACTGAAGACAAACAAGAAAACCAAGATTCGGTCGACGATCCTGGTAGAGATGAGCCAGAAAAAGTCAAGACTGATATCAGATTTGAGGTTACGAAAGTCATCATGATTGACAACAACGGGAACAAAGAGGAGCCAGAGATTGTAGACGAGCAAAGAATGGAAGAGTTCGATCTTGAGAGGAAGATAAGCAATATTCAACTAGATAAAACTGAGATGTTTCAAACAGCCAAGGAATCGAGTAAGACCAACCTGAGAGTAACAGGACACTCAAGAACTGATATAACAAGAATCGTTCCATTGAAACCTGATAGAGCGAAGAGCCAGGGTTACAAAGATGACATAGATATAGAGCAAGACTCAGAACTGATGAAAAGAAGCTTCAAAAGATACAGCATGAATGAATCTTTCGAAAGACAGTTTGATCCCAGCAAGTTTGAGTGCAGGGATTCCAATGCAAGCTCTTCCAACGCAAGTTTCACCACGAGTCCTGTGGAAGCTAAAATGAGTCCGAAGGAATCATCGTTGGCCATGACAGATCACTATATTTTAGGAAGCTCAGAGCAAAAAACAAGCCATGTTGGCGGTTCACCACACGAAGGCCGAGTGGTCCATGGAGATCTTCTGCAGCCCGATGAAGGACTTTCTGATGTCCAAACTCATCTCCCCAGGACACCAGTCCACCAAAAAAATGCCCCTCCGACTCCTccaattaaaacaaagaaagccAGAGAATCTGTTCTTATTCTGCGCAATAGTCGCAACTTCAGCACAGACCCAACTATGGAAGACAAGAAGAGCCTTCCG GAGTCTCTGTCCTCTGCTTCTTATGAAGACCCACGGGATTATGATAAG CGACCGCCCTCCGTCCTGGAGGACGACAGTAATCGCGAGCCGGCGTGGCTGAAGGACACCCACCTGGCCATCGAGAGAAAATGTTCAAGCATGACAGTCAGTTCCACCTCAAGCCTGGAAGCTGAGGTGGACTTCACTGTAGTCATGGACTTACACAGCGGAGTGGAGGAGTTCACAAGAGGCATGGCTGAGCTGGGCGAGAAGGACCAGTGGGTGGAGATGGGCGGGGAAGGGTTTGAGGACATACCCAAGTCTCTCTCCACCCGCCGCATGAATTTGCGAGATGTGTCGCCCGGAAGGGAGCGTTTTCTTGAAGGTCGCGCTCATCAAGATCTAGAGCCT CCCCCTGTTGCCAAGAAAGACGCCAGTGCTGTGAGCACTGCTCAGATGTTGAGAAAAGGAgaaattaaagggacagcagATTCCAATGACTCTGAGGTTGAACACAGCTCTGATCAT cCTTCAGAGGAAAATAAGACTGTTGTCAATTGCAAGCCAACCAAAGTCTCCAGTAATGACGTCACACAACCACAGAAGGTGGAGACG AAAAAGGAAGAGATCGGAGTTAAAGAGCTGAAAGAACTGAAAGAGAACGGTTCCCCT GTGAGGACAAACAGTCTTGGAAGAGAATTTGTGGCGTCTCCTCTCACCATAACCACAGAAAATGTTACATCAGCCACCACTACTCAAGTGACCAAG ACGGTGAAGGGAGGGTATGCAGAGACCAGGATTGAGAAAAGAATAATCATAACAGGCGATGACGATGTTGACCAACATCAG GCTCTTGCCATGGCAATACAGGAAGCCAAACAACAGCATCCTGACATGCTGGTGACTAAAGCAGTGGTGGTCAGGGAAACAGACTCGACATTTGAAGAGAAACAGCGGCGATCCGAG TCTTGA